The Alphaproteobacteria bacterium genome includes a region encoding these proteins:
- a CDS encoding DUF805 domain-containing protein — protein MPVKALFFSFTGRINRATYWTRAMPVLLAYGLLVNLVVLVEVDAIGSQGPVSTLLSLAGLWPNLAVAVKRLHDRDRSGWFVLIILIPFIGAIWLIIEVWLLKGTEGPNRFDEAPTATAARPVTAAASCVVLAALIFAVGFATWFEQRGPVPERAALPPPMSTDPSMPLPLEESPAAVEPPASAAAPVDQTGPVEITPDMVGPVESDETLPAKVVEDPSSTGN, from the coding sequence ATGCCGGTTAAAGCCCTCTTCTTTTCGTTCACCGGCCGCATCAACCGGGCCACTTATTGGACACGGGCGATGCCAGTCCTGCTGGCCTACGGCCTGCTCGTCAACCTTGTCGTACTTGTTGAAGTCGACGCGATCGGCTCGCAAGGTCCGGTATCGACGCTTCTCAGCCTGGCTGGCCTGTGGCCGAACTTGGCCGTTGCAGTAAAGCGGCTTCACGATCGGGATCGGTCTGGATGGTTCGTCCTAATTATCCTCATCCCGTTCATAGGCGCGATTTGGTTGATCATTGAGGTTTGGCTGCTTAAGGGCACAGAAGGCCCTAACCGGTTCGACGAGGCGCCGACGGCGACGGCGGCTCGGCCGGTCACGGCGGCTGCGTCCTGCGTGGTCCTCGCCGCGCTCATCTTCGCCGTCGGATTTGCGACCTGGTTCGAGCAGCGCGGTCCGGTTCCCGAGCGAGCCGCCCTGCCGCCGCCCATGTCTACAGATCCAAGCATGCCTCTACCGTTGGAGGAGAGCCCCGCCGCCGTCGAGCCACCAGCGTCGGCGGCCGCGCCCGTGGATCAAACCGGGCCGGTCGAGATTACACCAGATATGGTCGGGCCGGTTGAGTCAGATGAAACTCTTCCGGCCAAGGTTGTCGAGGACCCCTCATCGACCGGTAACTAG